The window GATCCCCTCCGGCGGGAGTCCTGCCTGCCGGAACGTGTTCCTCATCTCGTGGTTCACCTGGTCGACCGGCGTCGTCGCCGAGCCGGAGACGTCGATGACGAACGCGATCTCGTCCGAGAGGTGGGCCGCCAGAGGTGCGACGTGCCCGCCCTGGCTCAGGCCGATGACGCCGACCCGCCCGGGATCGACCTCGCGCCTCCGCTGCAGAAATTCGACGCCCGCGATCGTATCCCGCGCGTAGTCCTCGAAGCCGGCTTCCCTCCAGTCGCCCTCCGAGGCACCCGTGCCCCGTTTGTCTGGAAGGAGAACGACGATTCCGCGACGCACCAGCGCCTCTGCGATCCCGCGAGCCCAGAGGTTGTTGCGGTCGCTGTCACCCGATCCCTGGATGAACATCGCTGCCGGGTATGGCCCGGCCGAGCCGGGAGAGAGAAGCAGTCCCGCGAGCTCGAGTCCTTCCGAGCGGAAACGAACGTCCTCTTCCTGAAACGCGTCGGGATCGGAAACGACCGGAACGGGCGTGAGGGGTTGGGACGCACAGGCGATCGAGATGACCGGCAACAGGATCAGCGACGAGATCTTCATATATGGGTTCCTCCACACAGCGATCCTCTCACGAGCCGGGCGGGGTATCTTGAACGAGCGATGCATCGATGGAATGGTTTTGATGAAACAGAGCGGAATTGGCAACGTACATGGAGGAAAGATGGCCTATTTCGGGATCACCGTTGCGGAAAAGAGTCTCGCCGGGGCGCGGATACTGCTGAAGGAGCACGTTCGGAGTGAAACGATCCCGGTTCACGAGCACGAGCACTCCTATGTGAGTCTCGTTCTTCGGGGTCGCTACACCGAGCTGCTGAAGAGCGGAAAGGTCGAGCTCGCGGCCGGTTTTGCCGCGATGCATCCGGCAGGGGAGCGACACGAGGATCGTTTCTACGAGGATGCGAACCTCCTCGTCCTCGAGCTTCCGCCTCGCCTCTCGTCTCATCGCGCGTTCGCCGACTCCGGAGTCGTCGAAGGTCCGGCGATCGCGAGAATCGGTGCGATTCTCCGCCGTGAGCTGCAGCAGGGAGACGACGTGTCGGAGATGATCGTCGAGGGAGTCATTCACGAGCTGGGAGCGCTGCTCGTCCGATCCCGGCAACCTTCACGAACCGACGGAACGGTCGCAATCCGTGCCGACGCGATCATCCGTGAACGCTTCAGCGAATCGATCAGTCTCGCGACGATCGCCGGTGCGCTGGCGACGCATCCCGCGCATCTCTCGCGTACGTTTCATCAGCAGATCGGCTGCACCGTCGGTGACAGAATCCGGGAGCGTCGCGTCGAGCACGTCTGTTCGCGACTCGCTTCCGATGCGTCTCTCGTCGAGATCGCTCACGAAGCGGGGTTTGCGGATCAGAGCCACATGACGAGAACTTTCCGACGTTTCATCGGGATGACCCCAGGCGCATACCGCCAGAGGCTGCTCGGAGTCTGAGGTGCCAGTTGCCAGTTGCCGGTTGCCGGTTGCCGGTTGTCAGTTTTCAGTTTGTAAACCCACGTCATTCTGAGCCCGGCGAAGCGCGGGCGAAGAATCTGGGCGGAGGCTCGTGATCAAACGCTGCAGGGTGCTGGTCTTGTCGCCTCACGACCTACCCCCAGATCTACGCCGTCCTTGCGGCGGCTTCTAATGAAACGACCACGAAATTGTTGGACTTCGACCTCTTGCAGCGCTTCGCTTGGGCTGATGTCCCAACCTGCGAGGTCCTTCGCCTGCCCGCCCGACCGCCCGCTCAGGATGACGTCGGTTTGAGTACGCGAGTGCGGTTGTTTCTGCACCCACGGATGTCATTTCCGGGCACGGGCGCGGGCGCGGGCACGGGAAAGACCTCGCGAACAGGATGACGAGTGTTCGGAGGTGGCGAGACCAAAACGATCTTACTCGGCATCAAGGGCTGCCCCCCTACGGTCAGCGGCCAAACACGAGCCGGGCGCAGAATGACGTAGGTTGAAATTGCGCGCGATCATTTGCCGATAAACCTCAAACCTCCAACCTCAAACCTCAAACCCTCACGGTGCGAGAGTCCAGCGATCCTGCGGGTCGTGCTCCCGAATGGCGGGACGTTCCGACGCGTCTCTCCAGTCGTCGCGCTGCTTCCGGAACGGGTTCAACTGAAGCTTCATGAATGACACCGACTCTTCGTCGCGATAAGCCGGGACACCGATCTCGATCTGATCGTGCGGGACATTGAGCAGGAGTGTTCGATGGAGAAAGTCCCAGATCGTGAAGATGCTCGACCAGTTGCTGTCCGTCTCATTCCTGTAATTGGAGTGATGGATTCCATGCATTCGAGGCGTGACGATGACCGGCACGATCCATCGTTCGAGCCGGACCGGAAGGCGAAGGTTCGAGTGATGAAAGAGGATGCAGACGAAGAGCACCGCCTGCCAGACGGCGACGGCGACCGGGCCGGCTCCTATCAGTGTGATCTGCAGTGCGCGGACGAAAACAGAGAGGCCGAGCTCACCGAAGTGAAATCGAAGCGCGGTGGAGGAATCGAGATCGAGGTCGACATGGTGGATCAGGTGGAACCGCCAGAGGAATGGGACGATGTGATTCAGTCGATGCCACCACCAGAGCGTGTAATCGAGAAAGAGAAAAGCAACTGCGAATTCGACCCACGACGGCCAGGAGACGAGACCTAGAAAACCGACTTCGTTGTCGCCTACCCAGATGGAGACGGGGATCAGAATCAGTGCTTGCAGCGGAACGACCATCGCGGCCGCCACGCCCCCGGTCGCAAGGTTGCGCACCGTCCTCCGCAGGCGCGACTCTTTTCGAGGCCTGAGCGCCCGGATGGTTTCGGCGAGAGCAAATAGCGCAAAGGCCGTGATCACGATCACCGGAGTCAGCCATGAAGGGAGGCTTGGCACGGTTGCAAATTATAGAGGTCGTCCCGTCATCTCAACGCCGAGACCGAGCTCGAGGAGGGGCCGCAGGGATGTGCCTGCGAACGTTCACGCTGCGGCGCGAATCAACGTGGCGAGTTGATGCAAGGATGACTCACGATCCCCCGTCCGGATTCTTCGCCCGCGCTGCGCCGGGCTCAGAATGACGAATGTTGCGTTTGCGCGAAGCGAGGGTCATCGGCGCGCCGCAGGAGCGACGCGTCAACCGGCCGCGTGGACGGCGGCGGTCCCTCCGGTCCTCGTCCCTCTCGGATCGACCTACTGATCTCCATCCTTTCCGCCGGTCTTCTTCGGAAAGGTTGTCTCTTTGCACTCGGGGCAGATCGAGTGGGTGACTTCGGCGTCGGTGTGCCGCTGAACGAAAGTCTCGAGCCGGGT is drawn from Acidobacteriota bacterium and contains these coding sequences:
- a CDS encoding sterol desaturase family protein: MVVPLQALILIPVSIWVGDNEVGFLGLVSWPSWVEFAVAFLFLDYTLWWWHRLNHIVPFLWRFHLIHHVDLDLDSSTALRFHFGELGLSVFVRALQITLIGAGPVAVAVWQAVLFVCILFHHSNLRLPVRLERWIVPVIVTPRMHGIHHSNYRNETDSNWSSIFTIWDFLHRTLLLNVPHDQIEIGVPAYRDEESVSFMKLQLNPFRKQRDDWRDASERPAIREHDPQDRWTLAP
- a CDS encoding AraC family transcriptional regulator gives rise to the protein MKQSGIGNVHGGKMAYFGITVAEKSLAGARILLKEHVRSETIPVHEHEHSYVSLVLRGRYTELLKSGKVELAAGFAAMHPAGERHEDRFYEDANLLVLELPPRLSSHRAFADSGVVEGPAIARIGAILRRELQQGDDVSEMIVEGVIHELGALLVRSRQPSRTDGTVAIRADAIIRERFSESISLATIAGALATHPAHLSRTFHQQIGCTVGDRIRERRVEHVCSRLASDASLVEIAHEAGFADQSHMTRTFRRFIGMTPGAYRQRLLGV
- a CDS encoding alpha/beta hydrolase, encoding MKISSLILLPVISIACASQPLTPVPVVSDPDAFQEEDVRFRSEGLELAGLLLSPGSAGPYPAAMFIQGSGDSDRNNLWARGIAEALVRRGIVVLLPDKRGTGASEGDWREAGFEDYARDTIAGVEFLQRRREVDPGRVGVIGLSQGGHVAPLAAHLSDEIAFVIDVSGSATTPVDQVNHEMRNTFRQAGLPPEGIEAGMALQSLAEQYVRTGEWEPYAAMLSALRDTPLAPLAAEFPQTEDSWVWDWWRGIGDYDPIEYWRSIEQPALVVYGEDDESDNVPVMESVRRLREANSVRSEPIRIVVYEGSGHAIYAPGTTNLRDEFLDLLGDWIHEQR